tGCTATATATTTggaaactaaagtttgttttgtctcaaaacaaaatttgtttcttgttatcttcaaatttaaacaaaattttgttacctATTAATTCCATgaagagttaaaattctataaataacacttgttaaaaatttcaagagatatgcacaatatttagaaaattggaaattgtttgttatgagagaaagataaatgcacaaaaaaaattggaatttcttGGAGAAAGAGAGTAGTaactaacaattgtttgttacatattaaatttattggaaagataaagtgtgcgcaaaaatatatgaaattattagaagattaaaatgagggtataataggaaaaaaGTTTGCAAAAATACACTTCActatttttgtgttaaaattCTTAAACGACACTTCAAAAGGAATGTTGGGAGTATTAATCATTATAACCTTTGAAAGAATGGctataaaaaaacacaagacaAACGTTACTCTCTAATTAATTAGACACTAACCAATATTGTTGGACAAATCATACATGGGACAACAATCAGTCACATATTAATtagttaaattgattttttttattttttatgtattgtaTTTAGGTATGATAACAAAACTCATACATGCGAGTACCCATCTGAACCAAACTCAATTTAACAAGTTTTTTCTCGTTTTGACTCGGTTTGAGTTTCTTCCCGATTTCAAAATACGGGTACGGGATGAGTAACAGAGATATATGTATACCCTTCCCGAACCCAAACTCGTCCCGAatgtagaaaattattttattactcccttttatataaaaagaaactCAAAACCATAAATCATTTCCGTCACACAATCAGAATCTCAGCCTATCAGATGACACTCACTTATCAGAGTTCTCTCTATTCTCCATCACCATAGCCATGATCAATTGTCGTCATTTCTTTGCAGGATAATGCATTGCAACATTGCGTATGAGGCAGAAAAATActtctattttattaaaaaaaatatccattgCGGGGATGGGGTGGGGATACCCAAACCCGTCGGAGACAGAGATGCGATTCGATTTCTTATCCCCGTTGGATATGGGTAGGGTAGTGGGTAAGTATATGGTAGTAGGATATGGGGACGAGGAAGGTAAATCATATCCTCATCCACCCCATTGACATGCCTAACTGTGTATATTCTAAATAATGGTGGGagtaattataatatatactaaTTATAATTTGATATAAGAATCTTGCACGATATAcatatttattgtttataaattcatataaaaataaaaaaatgctaaaaaaattacaaatatttttcaatgatatATAAAAATCACGGGGCTTGTTAACGTTCCcgttatcattttattatttataatattttcacatatatttagCCTACcactttataatatttaataacaattatttcaatgtttttattattatcttcatctttatcattaattttattGTAAATGCGTTTTGACACATACTTTATTAGTATGAAAATACACGACAATTGTTAACTTCAAGATCCTCTATTCTTCTTTGTTTGATTGGAAaaactgttttttcttttttctaacaAGAAaaactaacaatttttttacaatgaaagtaaaagtaacaaaaattttaaaaattgcttGACTAAACACTTTCACTCAGATTTGAACTCAGTACTTCATAGTTGTGTGTGTGGATTTCAAATGGTATTGAGATTGCTTTCAACATGGTCTAATCGTGTTCAAATAGGCAAAAGGTGGATTCGTTGTGGTGGAGAGGCATTTCCGGAACTTGTGGTATTGTGGGGCATAGTTGAAATTGGTTCTCGGAGGGGGTTAGAAAAAAGACTGGGAACGGAAATGGGACACCTTTTTGGAATGAACATTGGTGTGGGGAAAAAGCTCCATGTCTTTCTTTCCCTTGccttttggataaaaaaaattgtttagtgGCGGATACGGGCAGTTGGGAGGACGGTAGGTGGTGTTGGAAGATTAAATGGAGGAGACCATTCTTCATGGAAGTGATCTCTTAGGTGCAAATGTTGGTGATTGAAGATGCTTGGACTTGCCAAGTTGATTCCAAAGGTATTTTTTTGGCGAGTTTCAAGTATCTTCATTTTTGTTAAGTTATCTTCCCACCTTCTTTAGATGTGACAAAGTGCGAAAGTTTAGCTAAAGTGTGGGGTAGTTATGCTCTTGACAATTGCTTTTAATCCGCCTTCCAACAAGAGAGAACCTCCTCAAGACGATGGTGATTGATACCAGAAGCGAGGTGGGGTTGTGTGAGGCATGACGGGGTGGTAGAATCGGAGGATCATTTGTTTACCACATGTGAAATCTTTAATTGGGTTGGGTTGGAAGTTGTGCTTCCGGGTAACATTACAACTTTGTTAGAAATCTTTCCATTATTGGCTCCGAAAGGAAAAGGGATAAAGTGAGTTTTGTTTATTTGACATAGAACAATTTAGTTAATTTGGAAGACAAGGAACTATAAGATTCTGAATGGTAAAATTTCCAACACGCCAAAGGTGGTTGATGGTATAAAACAGGTATATTGGagtttgtttttggaaatgaaTTCGGGGCCACCTTATTTTGCAATTTCCGCCTGGCTGGTGTTCTGGGCCGCAAGGCGGCTTCCACAGGAGGAAAGTTGCGTTTTTCAGCCTCACAAGTGGTGGCAGGAGTATGTTTGGATAAATGATGAGTTTTTCGATATTACACTACGAGTCTCTTTGGATAAATAACATAATCAACCACTTCTAAGATAAATGCTTATCATATAAGCTACTTTTatagtcaaaaagaaaatatacgCAAACTATTTCCTAGAAAGCCTATCGAAATTAGCTAAAAACGGCTTATAAACATGTCATAAGCCATTTTCATAAGTATTTCTAAACCGTACACATCAAAATGCTTGTACCAAAGAGATAAGTCTAGATAAAATGTTCATAAACAAAGTAATGCACTCTAGGTGTATTAATGTACCAGTATGCAAGTAGTTCATAGGAATAAATTGttcataatcaaattcaattcttGCATACAACTCCATCATGATTGTCTCAAATAAGCAGTTCAATGGTGACTTAAGGGACAAGTTTTAAAGAGATAGGGAAAAtacatgaattaattaattagataACATTTTCCAAACAAAAAGTTATCTCACATAATCACATTCATTTACTTAGGAATAGCAGCAGCCATAGCTAAGGCATACTCAACAAGTTTATCAGTTTCTGGTAGAATTCCCTTCACAGCAGGATCAGTAGCAAAAGCTTCAGCCCATTTTACCAAAGAAGGAGTTTTAGCTTCATcaaaagctttctctccagtaaATTTCTCTTTAACCCTCAACCAACTCAAATAGCATCCAAAAGCAATATCAACAAATCCAATTTTCTCTCCTCCAAAAAAGTCCTTTCCTCCACTGCTCTTGTTCAATACATCTTCCAACTTCAAAAGCACTTCTGCTAGTTCCTCAAAATGTTTCTTCTTTGACTCAATGTCTTGAGCAAATAAACCATTTCGTAGGGAATTATATAACTACTCACCCAATTGCAAAAAACAGAAATATTATCATTCAATATgatatagtaaaataaatatcttatgttaaaatttcaTCACATTTTATAGTCTATATCGTAATTGAGCCATACAAATATTTGGACCTTCAAATATACCATctcgaattttatttttttgttgcttttcatAGTTGCAaatgtaacactttttttttaatttattttttttatttttatccatgTTGTATGTTCTGGTTCGTGCAAACTTTAATTATATTAGAAGATCCTTGTACCGTCtacaataattgattttattccTTTCAATATGAGTGAAAGACCAATTtctatataaacaaattttaaaggaattgaaacaaaacaacaataattaaataattaaaagcaaaatgagatatattgatttttttaaataaaaaccaaTATATTTGCATAGACAAAATAATACTTAACcctaaaaatatcaataaaattaaaatgaataaggAATATAAATTAATACCTTGTCATCTATGTAGGCACCCCAAAATCTAGCACTGGCTCGATCATAAGCATTTGAAGGAAGAATTGAGGGAGTGCCATTATTTTTCCAAACTTCATCAATATATTCAACTATTATTGCTGATTCACAAATGGCTTTATCTCCATGAATGAGAACTGGGATTTTTTTGTATACAGGATTGGACTGAAGAAACAAATCACTTTTGGAATTCAAGTTTTCTACAATGTTCTCATAATCCAAACCTTTGATGGAAAGGGCAATTTGTGCCCTCACTGCAAATGGACTGAACCAACCACCCAAAAGCTTTAAGTCATTTGTAGCCATCACTTTGAATTTGAAATGTTTTCCTAGAGAGGCTATCTATGGAGTCCTTTTAAGTTATATGAAAGAATATGTAGTTGAGAGATAATAGATTTGCGGTAGGTAGGTATGCAAAAAAAGTACATAAACTAGAGAACTATGCATGTGTCATGTAATGAATGTATGGTGGACCCAGTGGGTCTGTGTTGTCTATTACATGTTCAAAGCAATAATTTTTTACTAATTTAGTTATCTAATCATGGAGGTGCGGATAGGAATGATTTCACTTATTTGAGTTATTAGGCTTATTTGGTTGACTCAAATGAGACATTAGGTTGCTTAGAAATTAAGTCAAAACATTATGCCTATAAATACAAGAGGCAAACAACACAAGAAGACATTCATCAGAAGAGAATAGAAGAAAAACTGTAACATCTCAAAATGCTTTTAGGATTGTCAACTGACCCACATATCAACGTAAATCTTTTCAGTGTGTTTTTTCCTCATTCGCACGCTTTATGAGAAACTTTTCAGAAtgtcacccatcccaaaattgctccaagtcaaaCATGCTTAACTGCGGGGTTCTGATTTAGGCTACCAAAAAGAAGATACGTCTTGTTGATATaagtagtaccaaacaattcttataagttttccttcaaccatgcagtcTTATACCTACATGGCATCAGGAACCCTCTCATTTCGATGTGAATTCGATTGATGAAAAGCTGTCAGAAGCCATTCATTGTCATACCTTGTGCACCGACAACCACTCCCCATCCTCGTCGGCCTCAGACGTTTCAAGTAACAACTATGCATCAAGATTCAACATGCTCAAACTTTTAGTATGCATAATAAAGTCACACATTTGTCTAGtttagatgatttttttatggttttaagGTCACTATCTCATTTTTGCTCTTTCATGCTTTTTGAACAAATCCTTTACAAAACTTAAAAAGAATACAAATAAACTAACTACTTTTACTCTAAAATGACTCTAAAAAGACATTAAAAACCCTATTTGATTTCCTATTATCATTACCTATGGAGCACTAGCGTCACAACTTGTTACCCTAAAATCATAATATAGCAAATTCAATGTCTCTATTAAAGGATAATATAAATAGAGACACTAAAGTATGTATCCAAAATTTGAGCAAATAATGATTAAGCTTGTTATGAATACTTGATTGTGACATGAAATAAATAAGTTGGAGTATAGTTTCAtatcaaaagattaaaaatgattgttcaGCATATATAGATATACCGCGACCaataaatttcaatattattcTCTTGagatcttttttttcttttttggtagatagacgaaatggtaaagccattataaactcacacacacaagtggaggtaccggggttcgaaccccgatcatgacatccagcctaacaattttggcattttgccagttgaactAGGACTTTTGAATATTCTCTTGAGATCTTAATATTGTGTTACGGGTAGCTAGGAAATCTCTATTCAATAATGGTCCAAGTTCATAATGAATATATATTGTGTTACGGGTACATTTCATCACCACATGGGATGGAAGAAACCCAAGTAAGGAACATTGATCAGTTTACAACACCATAAGTATACTGTTTCCTAAAATTCCCCtgaatattttttcttgtagattttgatgattttaataacAATATGTCACACTAATATTTCTTTCATATCACCAAAGATTAATCTTCTTTCTAATGTTACACATCCCGACTATGTTCATTCTTCAATGAGGTACATACTAATCTTTGAGAAGAatgatcaaaattaaataatcaaccaacataaatattactccctccatcccataATACATGATACAGgataaatgtttatcatataaacttttttatagttaaaaagaaaatatggttagattattttcatatatattagcTATAAGAGGTTTCATACTCTTTTATGGAGAGCTTATCAAAATTACCGAAAAAGTGTTCATATAAGATATTTTCTTCCAGTTGCTCAAAATAGGTCTTCATTGACACATCATCGTGGGCAAATATAACATTTCTCACGGAATCACACAACTACTCTCCCAATTGGAAAAAATTGCACCAAAAACATTGAGAAACAATATGATTTATTAGGAAGTAGGGGAAATgaatatctcattttagttaAGGATCATCTTTAgatcatttttaaaaagtccATATTAGACacactaaattttttataacCTAAATTTGGTTACAATGGGTCTTGACATCATAAGGGTTCCTTAAAAATGGTGTATAAAGATGAACATTTaccatttttagtaaaaaaaataaattttataataataaaaacatagaaaacaaaaagtaatattttattaaagcTTATTGAAAAAGGATGGTCCACATTTGGATATGATCTGATCTATATTGCAGAGTACCTAATggtgtgtgttcacatgggTAATCTTAAAGCTTTTCCACCATAGGAAAATTGTGTTTTTACCCACATGTGGCAGTTGATCAGGTTATTTTTGGTTTGTTGGAAGGGACAAACAGCTTATAATACACAATATTAAACTGAAGTTGGTATCACACCCCCctttaataaattttactttttacaccgaataaattaatttgaattctgTTAATCTATTCGGTTCAACCacgttaaattattattttttttttagggaagaattaataaaagttcttattaccatttttttgtGCACACAATGCGAAGCcttaaaactattatttttgttatccttatttgtttatttcataATTCTTAATTTCTCATCTTACATCTTACTTTATTTCATAAttcttaatttttcattttacatcTTACGCCAGCCTAAACTAAAGAGACTTCCATAAACTGGAATCTGAACTatagccaaataaaaataatttaactctTCAAAAAATCTGATTCTAATTTCGTTTTCCCTCTGATGAATATATTTGTAAAGTATGCTAAATGATGTACAATTTAACATTCTTCATTGTAACATTATTGTCAATTGCTACAATACTGTTAAAAAAAGTACgtctaattttcttttgttagttAAATTTAACATtctttttattaagtttatagtttataattttattcataggtttatagtttaaaatggatagaaagaaacattttttttggttacgttttaaaacttaaatgaaTAAAAGTTTGAACTAGAATGacttaacaatttatttaacCGCATTTTAATTAATGTCTTTGTTATGTAAAGTGAGACGAAACTTTTAAGGGGGTGTTAATATACGTTTTCATTCGGACTTCATAAAGTTTGTATCCAATCAAATAGGTCCATAACTATATAAGCTGTTAGCCcattaaataatttacattAAACTAAGATAAGGTGGGGtccaaatttttgaaaattttgtagaaccaaaaaataaagttaaggttACAGGTAAAAGATCTGAaccattaaatatttatattattatatctatGGTCAAAAGATAACTTTCCCATGAAGAGAAAGCTTTAAGGTTacccatgtgaaatgccaccgTATCTAATATCTATCTATTGTATCTTGCTAGTATTATTTTTCTTGgcttttaacttatttttcaacTTGTTGTTTGGATTTGAGTGCTCCTTGTACTCTCTCTACTCTTTTGTCTAACTTTCTAATCTATCTaagccattaaaaaaaagaagataaactCTTGAGTCTAACTCATCTTATCTATaacttacactttttttttttcttccacacTAATCATTGTAATGTAaaattttcacccaaaaaaaaggaatataaatTAATACCTTGTCATCGATGTAGGCAAACCCAAAATTTCGCAATGGCTCGGTCATAAGCATTTGAAGGAAGAATTGAGGGAGTACCATTATTTTTCCAAACTTCATCAATATATTCAACTATTATTTGCTGATTCACAAATGGCTTTATCTCCATGAATGAGAACTGGGATTTTTTTAATACAGGATTGGACTGAAGAAACAAATCACTTTTGGAATTCATGGTTTCTACAATGTTCTCATAGTccaaataacttcttttttgtAAACCTGCTAACATGGTGCCGAAAGATTTGACAAGATGcctcttttctaaaaaaatatctcataatatatttatggaGTCGTCCATTTAAGAGTAGTCCTTGAAGCACgtgacacgacaccgacacatgtaaTTACACtgatttatgttatttttttcaattattaacGATGTCGACGTGTTAGTGTCTGTATCCATGCTTCATAGGAGTAGTCCGACTCTAGTAAAACAATAATTAGTCTTATAGCGAGTCCAAATGACCTAAACAATGTGTGTGCGTGTATGAGAGAGAGTTTTTAAAACTTAGAATCCGTATAAATATACAGTGTTTGTGCACATATTTGTGTGAGAAAATCATTTCTCAATAAGTAAAAGTATATGCTGAAATTTTAACATGAGATATTCATATATACTTCCTACTGAATCATATTATTTGTCATTGTTTTTGGTTTCAACTGGGAGAGCAGTGGTATAATTCTTCGCGAATGGAATAAAATGCAGTATCTAATCTAGGTATCAATAAATTAAGACATGTCTGTCTAGCATATTCTAGTATAAATGGGTGTTCGTCCGTCTCAAGAAGAGTGTATATAGTAGTGGGAGTCGTCAAGGCCCCGTCCCATATCCATCGGTCGATGGGCTCCTCAACTGggatatgattatgattttcttgCCATATCAAACCTAAAAGGGAAAgatggaaaaataaattaaaattcaaatcaCCCTTTCCTTCACTGATCGAGTCGATTTGATGAGGAGAAGTATAAATGTTTCTCGCTAACGACGAGACCCctatggaaaaataaagacaCCCAAATACCTAAAAATTCTAAGGCCACAATGGCGACCACCTTTTACTGTAGACTCTAAGTCATAAACCACCGTCTAACATCAGCATTCAAAGcaaaaaagcaaagaaaaatagATAAACTACCAAACAATGGTGATTTTTTTATAGGTGATTTGCGACCCATTTTTCATTtggaaaactactatttatacatagCAAAATAACTGAAAAAGGCCAACTGCCACGATTAGCATTTCCTCAATCAAGCAACCGCTTGTCTCCCACGTTTCCACCTAGAAAATTGTTGCTGTCTGGATTCAAATTCTTCCCGCCTTGACAATAACAGTTTGACTTCGACGACTTTAATCGTGGCTCACGTCTTGTTGAACTATGAAGCTTTTAGATTCTTTTACACGCTATGTCCAGATTCCGTTGAAATCCTCATGTTGAAGAGAAAAGACTTTTGATTCCTGCAAagataaaaatcaataaatgttGACCGCATTAATTGAGCTTGTCGAAATTGCAGGCTAACACATGTTCATTCCTACTTGCCTCAAGGGTGGCCGCTGCTGGACAAGCTTCGAAATGTACAATATGCGTGTCAACAAGAGCACTAACCATATGGGAAACTTGTTGTTCAGGTGGCTGCTCAGTCGCCACAACTCGTACCACAACTTCATCATTTTACCATTCCAAACaatacattaaatatatttgattgCTCACTTACAAATACTCCATTTAAAATCAGATAAAACTATGTATAGACTAACCTatcaaaaataacttaaaacctTAATAAAGCACATAAGATCTGAAGCAATTGCATTCTTTCTAATCTATTTCTCTTTTGGGGATTTCTCTCATCAACCAAACCCCTTCAAaataagattattattattattattattattattatatactgATATtgatatataaacaaaaaacattgtAACATTGACAcgtagaaagagaaagagatgtAGTGACGAGGATTGATTGTGAAGTAGAACAAAAAAACACGATCTAGTCACTTACGGTAATTAACTTTGAAGCCTGAAGACTGTCTATCAAGAGATAGTGAAGAACAATGGAAGGAAGGATCAAATTAAACGGTTGTGGGTACGATGTTACAACTTCATCTCAACTCTGCATTTCAATCATCAACTCCTATTACCAACAGGTTTCACAACATATGATCACTTATcatatcaatgtttttttttcttcttcttatgttgttgtgtttgttttgttcatataatAATTACTTTTTGATGTTTTCAATGAAGGTTCTTAGTTATggtagagagagaagtgtgATTATGGAAGCAGTGGTTCATGATAATTACTGTGTGTTAGCTAACACTTTAGCAGCTCATTTTATTAACTCTTCTGATTCTTCAAGAGCTGCCTCTTTACTTCATACTGCTAAGTCTCACCTTGTAAGTTTAACCTTTCATTTACTTTCTACAAATTGCtcaaaatttaattcaattattaaataaatataaaatgacactaAATAATTGGATAATGGATATATACTCAACGAAACCTCAAGGTACCTCACAATTAAATAAAGCTAAGAAATGTTTAGGCTCTCAGTACAAATTGTTGATAAGCTAGCGTATTATATTTGCAATGTTTGTTAAACTTGTGATGGAGTTTTGACGATTTGGCGCAAAATTTGTTTCTGCTGTTGTGCTGGGGT
Above is a genomic segment from Medicago truncatula cultivar Jemalong A17 chromosome 5, MtrunA17r5.0-ANR, whole genome shotgun sequence containing:
- the LOC11413719 gene encoding glutathione S-transferase U17, which encodes MATNDLKLLGGWFSPFAVRAQIALSIKGLDYENIVENLNSKSDLFLQSNPVYKKIPVLIHGDKAICESAIIVEYIDEVWKNNGTPSILPSNAYDRASARFWGAYIDDKLYNSLRNGLFAQDIESKKKHFEELAEVLLKLEDVLNKSSGGKDFFGGEKIGFVDIAFGCYLSWLRVKEKFTGEKAFDEAKTPSLVKWAEAFATDPAVKGILPETDKLVEYALAMAAAIPK